A stretch of the Pseudomonadota bacterium genome encodes the following:
- the kdpF gene encoding K(+)-transporting ATPase subunit F → MSAIYVIGAVVAVLLLGYIVYALVKAEDL, encoded by the coding sequence ATGAGTGCGATCTATGTTATCGGTGCCGTGGTCGCGGTGCTGTTACTGGGCTACATCGTCTACGCGCTCGTTAAGGCGGAGGATCTCTAA
- the kdpA gene encoding potassium-transporting ATPase subunit KdpA, producing the protein MTAQSWLLLAVYLVMLLAAVKPLGLYMAKLMGAPRWQPLARLEKGVFRLCGIKDEMNWREYALAVLVFSLVGFIVVYALQRLQLWLPLNPQQMPNVTPDSSFNTAISFVTNANWQGYGGEATMSYLTQMLGLAVQNFVSAAAGIAVVFAPIRGFARHSMQTIGNFWADLYRTTVYLLLPLSFVLALVLVSQGVVQNFSAYQEVTTIEPTTYDASGQPVKDAAGQPVSETLTTTKQTLPMGPAGSQIAIKQLGTNGGGFFNVNSAHPYENPTPLSNFLEVLAILLIPAALCYTFGKAVGDTRQGWAVLAAMTVIFVGAAIAAMTFEQQGNPKFAALGVDSQASDTQSGGNMEGKETRYGIGASALWAVATTAASNGSVNSMHDSYTPLGGLVPMWMMQLGEVVFGGVGSGLYGMLVFALMAVFVAGLMIGRTPEYLGKKIEAFDMKMVSIAILMTPALVLLGTAIAVMASAGKSTIFNPGAHGFSEVLYAFSSAANNNGSAFAGLGANTPFYNGWLGLTMWFGRFAVIVPVLAIAGSLAAKKRLAYGPGTMPTHGPLFVGLLVGTVLLVGALTYIPALALGPVVEHLILWAGN; encoded by the coding sequence ATGACCGCCCAATCCTGGTTGCTGTTGGCGGTTTACCTGGTCATGCTGTTGGCGGCGGTCAAGCCGCTCGGCCTGTACATGGCCAAATTGATGGGAGCGCCGCGCTGGCAGCCGCTCGCGCGGCTCGAGAAGGGCGTGTTCCGCTTGTGCGGCATCAAAGACGAAATGAACTGGCGTGAGTACGCACTGGCTGTGTTGGTGTTCAGCCTGGTGGGATTCATCGTGGTATACGCACTGCAGCGCCTGCAGTTGTGGCTGCCGCTCAATCCGCAGCAGATGCCGAACGTCACCCCGGACTCGAGCTTCAACACCGCCATCAGCTTCGTGACCAACGCCAACTGGCAGGGCTACGGCGGCGAGGCGACGATGAGCTATCTTACCCAGATGCTTGGCCTGGCGGTGCAGAACTTCGTCTCGGCCGCGGCCGGCATCGCCGTGGTGTTCGCCCCGATCCGCGGGTTCGCGCGTCACTCAATGCAGACCATCGGTAACTTCTGGGCCGATCTCTATCGCACCACGGTCTACCTGCTGTTACCGCTGTCATTTGTCTTGGCGTTGGTATTGGTGAGCCAGGGCGTCGTCCAGAACTTCTCCGCCTACCAGGAAGTCACCACGATCGAACCGACGACCTACGACGCCTCCGGGCAGCCGGTGAAGGACGCCGCGGGCCAGCCGGTCAGTGAAACCCTGACAACAACCAAGCAGACCCTGCCGATGGGGCCGGCCGGCTCGCAGATCGCCATCAAGCAGCTCGGCACCAACGGCGGCGGCTTCTTCAACGTCAACTCCGCGCATCCGTACGAGAACCCGACGCCGTTGTCCAATTTCCTGGAAGTGCTGGCGATACTGCTGATCCCGGCGGCGTTGTGTTACACCTTCGGCAAAGCGGTGGGCGATACCCGTCAAGGCTGGGCGGTGCTGGCGGCGATGACGGTGATCTTCGTCGGCGCCGCGATCGCGGCCATGACGTTCGAGCAACAGGGTAACCCGAAATTCGCGGCGCTCGGTGTGGATAGCCAGGCCTCCGACACGCAATCGGGCGGCAACATGGAAGGCAAGGAGACCCGCTACGGCATCGGCGCCTCGGCGCTGTGGGCGGTGGCGACCACCGCCGCCTCCAACGGGTCGGTAAATTCCATGCACGATTCCTACACGCCGCTCGGCGGTCTCGTGCCGATGTGGATGATGCAACTGGGCGAGGTCGTGTTCGGCGGCGTCGGTTCGGGTCTCTACGGCATGCTGGTGTTCGCGCTCATGGCGGTGTTCGTCGCCGGGCTGATGATCGGCCGCACGCCGGAATATCTCGGCAAGAAGATAGAAGCCTTCGACATGAAGATGGTGTCGATCGCGATCCTGATGACGCCGGCGCTGGTGCTGCTCGGCACGGCGATCGCGGTGATGGCCAGTGCCGGCAAGTCGACGATTTTCAATCCGGGTGCGCACGGCTTTTCGGAAGTCCTGTATGCCTTTTCCTCAGCGGCCAACAACAACGGCAGCGCCTTCGCGGGCTTGGGCGCCAACACACCCTTCTACAACGGCTGGCTCGGGCTCACCATGTGGTTCGGACGCTTCGCCGTGATCGTGCCGGTACTGGCGATTGCCGGCTCGCTCGCGGCGAAGAAACGACTGGCGTACGGACCCGGCACCATGCCTACGCACGGGCCGCTGTTCGTGGGACTCTTGGTCGGCACGGTACTACTGGTGGGCGCGCTAACCTATATCCCGGCCCTGGCCCTCGGGCCGGTGGTTGAGCATCTAATCCTGTGGGCCGGAAACTGA